One genomic segment of Catenulispora sp. MAP5-51 includes these proteins:
- a CDS encoding cytochrome P450: MTIMYNPFDPDYVKNPYPQLKALREEEPVYRSPIGFWMLTRYDDINTALRDTERYSVDHRNASVMVVEEQDPNYIPVILFRDPPDHTRLRKLLAKAFTPPFVERFRPRMLALLDGLMDEVADKGEFDFVKEVAEPLPYLCISEMLGMPVEDRQTVLGWTSDIVNVTEPVQTPEVTQAIADSRNAMRDFLVDVVAHKKRQPADDLISGMIAAEADGAGLAPEELIDHIILLHVSAHEPTANHLAHGLLALLRHPDQLADLRSDPGLDTAAEEEMLRYEAPLQLTGRIALEDLEIDGHKVDKGTPVVMSLAAANHDPAHWGPDADELVLRRHRAGEHLSFARGIHTCFGATLARMQGQETFGRFVRRFPDVALAGEPEWNGRLNGRGPSSVPISVS; this comes from the coding sequence ATGACCATCATGTACAACCCGTTCGACCCGGACTACGTGAAGAACCCTTACCCGCAGCTCAAGGCACTCCGGGAGGAGGAGCCGGTGTACCGGAGCCCGATCGGGTTCTGGATGCTCACGCGCTACGACGACATCAACACCGCGCTGCGCGACACCGAGCGCTACAGCGTGGACCACCGCAACGCCAGCGTGATGGTCGTCGAGGAGCAGGACCCGAACTACATCCCGGTGATCCTCTTCCGCGACCCGCCGGACCACACCCGGCTGCGCAAGCTGCTGGCCAAGGCGTTCACGCCGCCGTTCGTCGAACGGTTCCGGCCGCGGATGCTGGCGCTGCTGGACGGGCTCATGGACGAGGTGGCCGACAAGGGCGAGTTCGACTTCGTCAAGGAGGTGGCCGAGCCGCTGCCGTACCTGTGCATCTCCGAGATGCTCGGGATGCCGGTCGAGGACCGGCAGACCGTGCTGGGCTGGACCTCGGACATCGTCAACGTCACCGAGCCGGTGCAGACCCCCGAGGTGACGCAGGCGATCGCCGACTCCCGCAACGCGATGCGCGACTTCCTGGTGGACGTCGTGGCGCACAAGAAGCGACAGCCGGCGGACGACCTCATCAGCGGCATGATCGCCGCCGAGGCCGACGGCGCCGGGCTGGCCCCGGAAGAGCTCATCGACCACATCATCCTGCTGCACGTCTCGGCCCACGAGCCGACCGCGAACCACCTGGCGCACGGCCTGCTGGCGCTGCTGCGCCACCCCGACCAGCTCGCCGACCTGCGCTCCGACCCGGGCCTGGACACCGCCGCGGAGGAGGAGATGCTGCGCTACGAGGCGCCGTTGCAGCTGACCGGGCGCATCGCCCTGGAGGACCTGGAGATCGACGGCCACAAGGTCGACAAGGGCACCCCGGTGGTGATGTCGCTGGCGGCGGCCAACCACGACCCGGCGCACTGGGGTCCGGACGCCGACGAGCTCGTGCTGCGCCGGCACCGGGCCGGCGAGCACCTGTCGTTCGCGCGCGGGATCCACACCTGCTTCGGCGCGACGCTGGCGCGGATGCAGGGCCAGGAGACGTTCGGGCGCTTCGTGCGGCGCTTCCCGGACGTGGCGCTGGCCGGCGAGCCGGAGTGGAACGGGCGGCTCAACGGCCGCGGGCCGTCGAGCGTCCCGATATCAGTGAGCTGA
- a CDS encoding VOC family protein, with amino-acid sequence MYRPANRIYPRLAYADEAAAADWLAKAFGFAEKHRKVNDDGSALIWLELDGSALMVCRSGLGLSAPGELSGVTEKTICYVDDVTAHHATALAAGAEIDRELQDTPWGDRRYEAVDPEGHRWHFAELVGEG; translated from the coding sequence ATGTACCGACCCGCCAACAGGATCTACCCGCGCCTGGCCTACGCCGACGAGGCCGCGGCGGCCGACTGGCTGGCGAAGGCGTTCGGCTTCGCCGAGAAGCACCGCAAGGTCAACGACGACGGCTCGGCCCTGATCTGGCTTGAGCTGGACGGCTCGGCCCTGATGGTCTGCCGCAGCGGCCTGGGCCTGAGCGCCCCGGGGGAGCTCAGCGGGGTGACCGAGAAGACCATCTGTTATGTGGACGACGTCACGGCCCACCACGCCACGGCGCTGGCCGCCGGCGCCGAGATCGACCGGGAGCTGCAGGACACGCCCTGGGGCGACCGGCGGTACGAGGCGGTCGACCCCGAGGGGCATCGGTGGCACTTCGCGGAGCTGGTGGGGGAGGGGTGA
- a CDS encoding MoaD/ThiS family protein — protein MVNLTLAAPLGVLLPGSDPSRPARRTVQVEAATWAELTDQLRDRFPVLAQRVLNGGCDVNPSFVVVLNDTVTRRPGATLELSPGDEVYLLAAVAGG, from the coding sequence ATGGTGAACCTGACGCTGGCCGCGCCGCTGGGGGTGCTGCTTCCGGGCAGCGACCCGTCCCGCCCGGCCCGCCGCACCGTCCAGGTCGAGGCAGCGACCTGGGCTGAACTGACCGACCAGCTCCGCGACCGCTTCCCGGTGCTGGCACAGCGCGTGCTCAACGGCGGCTGCGACGTGAACCCGAGCTTCGTGGTGGTCCTGAACGACACGGTGACCCGGCGTCCCGGCGCGACATTGGAACTGAGCCCCGGCGACGAGGTGTACCTGCTGGCGGCGGTGGCAGGCGGCTGA
- a CDS encoding SUMF1/EgtB/PvdO family nonheme iron enzyme: MRALTLPGVGPADHIRISKDLYAALVEEVRRRHPAKAFGYFISDLDTMTPTDFVLFEDNERNSTQWRPRFEAYGDYYRNHDDAGFVAPPEEAWRLQKLIRERGMVEVGVFHSHNRHPANFSRIDFELHNQCFDSLWHLLVSVRNPELPVLRAYDVAPGGIRELPVRVDGITESAPADGDALSRDQIVLQAGEVLGLGRDGRPRCRDTAAVWAAVQAVRSLGDAEVTDRFLNRGLLTGAPERFEHYVADDMAEIPGGGFLMGTELTGPSHTHNESPRHAVELSPYLIGQHLVTAEIYGLFDPDRSGAGRHTPVTHVSWTDAAVFALWMGARLPTEAEWEFACGAGSAGPWCCPAEDELARYAWYTKNSDDRLQPVGTREPNRLGLYDMHGNVWEWCHDAYDAAFYARSHLLDPVYAPGEAAADGMGGADAFGVTGDRIARGGSVFAHSDMCRNAYRSPEPAGFHAGDLGFRLARGRPPLEMEPERRLSHGEPDAGRAAGGAASGQRPVPPGPPHRPGRGSDLG, from the coding sequence ATGAGAGCCCTGACACTGCCCGGGGTCGGCCCGGCGGACCACATCCGCATCTCCAAGGACCTGTACGCGGCCCTGGTCGAGGAGGTGCGCCGGCGCCATCCGGCGAAGGCGTTCGGGTACTTCATCTCCGACCTGGACACGATGACGCCGACGGACTTCGTGCTGTTCGAGGACAACGAGCGCAACAGCACGCAGTGGCGGCCCCGGTTCGAGGCGTACGGCGACTACTACCGGAACCACGACGACGCCGGGTTCGTGGCACCGCCGGAGGAGGCCTGGCGGCTGCAGAAGCTGATCCGGGAGCGGGGCATGGTCGAGGTCGGGGTGTTCCACAGCCACAACCGGCACCCGGCGAACTTCTCGCGCATCGACTTCGAGCTGCACAACCAGTGCTTCGACTCGCTGTGGCACCTGCTGGTCTCGGTGCGCAATCCGGAGCTGCCGGTGCTGCGGGCCTACGACGTGGCGCCCGGCGGGATCCGGGAGCTGCCGGTGCGGGTGGACGGGATCACCGAATCCGCCCCGGCCGACGGCGACGCGCTCAGCCGCGACCAGATCGTGCTCCAGGCCGGCGAGGTGCTGGGCCTGGGCCGCGACGGCCGCCCGCGCTGCCGCGACACCGCCGCGGTGTGGGCCGCCGTGCAGGCGGTGCGGTCCCTGGGCGACGCCGAGGTCACCGACCGCTTCCTGAACCGCGGCCTGCTCACCGGCGCCCCCGAGCGGTTCGAGCACTACGTGGCCGACGACATGGCCGAGATCCCCGGCGGCGGCTTCCTGATGGGCACCGAGCTGACCGGTCCGAGCCACACCCACAACGAGTCGCCGCGGCACGCCGTGGAGCTGTCGCCGTACCTGATCGGGCAGCACCTGGTCACGGCCGAGATATACGGGCTCTTCGATCCCGACCGCTCCGGCGCCGGCCGCCACACGCCGGTGACGCACGTGTCCTGGACCGACGCCGCCGTCTTCGCACTGTGGATGGGAGCCCGGCTGCCGACCGAGGCGGAATGGGAGTTCGCCTGCGGGGCGGGCTCGGCGGGACCATGGTGCTGTCCGGCCGAGGACGAGCTCGCGCGCTACGCCTGGTACACGAAGAACTCCGACGACCGGCTCCAGCCGGTGGGCACCCGCGAGCCGAACCGGCTGGGGCTGTACGACATGCACGGGAACGTGTGGGAGTGGTGCCACGACGCCTACGACGCCGCGTTCTACGCCCGCTCGCACCTGCTGGATCCGGTGTACGCGCCGGGTGAGGCGGCGGCGGACGGGATGGGGGGCGCCGACGCCTTCGGCGTCACCGGCGACCGTATCGCCCGCGGCGGCAGCGTGTTCGCCCACAGCGACATGTGCCGCAACGCCTACCGATCCCCCGAACCAGCCGGCTTCCACGCCGGCGACCTGGGCTTCCGGCTGGCCCGGGGCCGCCCGCCGCTGGAGATGGAGCCAGAAAGGAGACTGAGCCATGGTGAACCTGACGCTGGCCGCGCCGCTGGGGGTGCTGCTTCCGGGCAGCGACCCGTCCCGCCCGGCCCGCCGCACCGTCCAGGTCGAGGCAGCGACCTGGGCTGA
- a CDS encoding class I adenylate-forming enzyme family protein translates to MSAEGQDLIARQAATRPDRIAVVDDRPDRQAVRYTYAELDARVAAAARTLAAAAVRPTTTVAWCGRNSAGVLTVIGAIRRLRAVAVPLNPALTVSEAAHILRDSGTEVLCVDAEDERVGELAEQLPAEVPGLRRILRFGTYQDPDQDPDQGPLTGGLLRQPGSEPGSEPRSEPRPEPDSEPPAGADAATPDADIFYTSGTTGRPKGVVRPRPADPASTPLVALMGFVPEDVHLITGPLYHSGPARFATMAQALGNTLVVQYKFEPRDWLRLVDTHRVTASFSAPTPMRMVCALPAETKAGYDRSSLKRFVANAAPWSQTLKHAFLADFPADSLWEVYGSAETGVATALAPADQLRKPGSCGRPVPGVEVVLYDDSGAAVRQPHTNGEVFVRSRSMFVAYRNAPEAYEADRRGEHHSVGDIAYRDQEGYLYIVDRKKDVIISGGMNVYPAEVEAALESSPDVSEAAVVGVPDEHWGERVHAVVVPAGPDVTAAAVLGFARTCLAGYKLPRSIAFTAALPKTGSGKVLRRALREGARSGGEAR, encoded by the coding sequence ATGTCCGCCGAGGGACAGGACCTCATCGCACGTCAGGCAGCGACCCGGCCGGACCGGATCGCCGTCGTCGACGACCGCCCGGACCGGCAGGCCGTCCGGTACACCTACGCCGAGCTCGACGCCCGCGTCGCCGCCGCGGCCCGGACGCTGGCCGCCGCGGCGGTCCGGCCGACCACGACGGTCGCCTGGTGCGGCCGGAACTCGGCCGGCGTGCTGACCGTGATCGGCGCGATCCGGCGGCTGCGGGCCGTGGCGGTGCCGCTGAACCCGGCGCTGACCGTGTCCGAGGCCGCCCACATCCTGCGCGACAGCGGCACCGAGGTGCTCTGCGTCGACGCCGAGGACGAGCGGGTGGGAGAGCTCGCCGAGCAACTGCCGGCCGAGGTCCCGGGCCTGCGGCGGATACTGCGCTTCGGCACGTATCAGGACCCGGATCAGGACCCGGATCAGGGCCCGCTCACCGGTGGCCTGCTCCGGCAGCCGGGCTCGGAACCGGGCTCGGAACCACGCTCGGAACCACGCCCGGAACCAGACTCCGAGCCGCCGGCCGGCGCCGATGCCGCCACCCCCGACGCAGACATCTTCTACACCTCCGGCACCACCGGCCGCCCCAAGGGCGTCGTCCGCCCCCGCCCGGCCGATCCGGCGAGCACGCCCCTGGTCGCCCTGATGGGCTTCGTGCCCGAGGACGTGCACCTGATCACCGGCCCGCTCTACCACTCCGGCCCGGCCCGCTTCGCGACCATGGCGCAGGCGCTGGGCAACACGCTGGTCGTCCAGTACAAGTTCGAGCCGCGCGACTGGCTGCGCCTGGTCGACACCCACCGGGTCACCGCCTCCTTCAGCGCGCCGACGCCGATGCGGATGGTCTGCGCGCTGCCGGCCGAGACCAAGGCCGGCTACGACCGCTCCAGCCTGAAGCGCTTCGTGGCCAACGCCGCGCCCTGGAGCCAGACGCTGAAGCACGCTTTCCTCGCCGACTTCCCCGCCGACTCGCTGTGGGAGGTCTACGGCTCGGCCGAGACCGGGGTGGCGACCGCGCTCGCGCCGGCCGACCAGCTGCGCAAGCCCGGGTCGTGCGGCCGTCCGGTGCCCGGCGTGGAGGTCGTGCTCTACGACGATTCCGGCGCCGCCGTGCGGCAGCCGCATACCAACGGCGAGGTGTTCGTGCGCTCACGGAGCATGTTCGTCGCCTACCGCAACGCCCCCGAGGCCTACGAGGCCGACCGGCGCGGCGAGCACCACTCGGTCGGCGACATCGCCTACCGGGACCAGGAGGGCTACCTCTACATCGTCGACCGGAAGAAGGACGTGATCATCAGCGGCGGGATGAACGTCTACCCGGCCGAGGTGGAGGCCGCGCTGGAGTCCTCGCCGGACGTCAGCGAGGCGGCGGTCGTCGGCGTGCCGGACGAGCACTGGGGCGAGCGGGTGCACGCGGTCGTCGTCCCGGCCGGGCCGGACGTCACCGCCGCCGCGGTCCTGGGCTTCGCCCGGACCTGCCTGGCCGGGTACAAGCTGCCGCGCAGCATCGCGTTCACCGCGGCGCTGCCCAAGACCGGCTCGGGCAAGGTCCTGCGGCGCGCGCTGCGCGAGGGGGCCCGCAGCGGAGGTGAGGCCCGATGA